Proteins from one Triticum aestivum cultivar Chinese Spring chromosome 7A, IWGSC CS RefSeq v2.1, whole genome shotgun sequence genomic window:
- the LOC123148295 gene encoding BRISC and BRCA1-A complex member 2 → MAPSADVAAPAPTPPLAPLIAAQLKFLLTNSSLPIKVVQIWSGCSSGRYADRFTLGIPFCLDYVYWDFLYNAMHPKVAPDVIFGQGDEGFQPLVDYDESGNGGKSCLAHWDYRDPRGLLCLVEELRLLYIEYQKKLVEKVDDARLKFEISTVLAKEGIEVSVVSSTGRSDEVKFAVPLLDLDLKMMVPGCPWKLPQKIHLQAIFPVSSSYLSVPSAPGLKLTSTPDLKSFFSVDGVKLPAWVDGMCMAEYIPTLEEDLKLQVVDASASIGCRRRFIEALAPAFGRPLEADPIFCRKATVLSISGIFTFLVHFVIPLQFPKQQPILTLQSCQHCNSQGIPITSSPKNSYPWSPRWEVTEMAERIYDYLADECQNFKKLCSDGFPQAK, encoded by the exons ATGGCTCCCTCCGCCGACGTCGCCGCGCCCGCCCCGACCCCTCCGCTGGCGCCCCTCATCGCCGCGCAGCTCAAGTTCCTCCTCACCAACTCCAGTCTCCCCATCAAG GTGGTGCAGATCTGGTCCGGATGCAGCAGCGGCCGCTACGCCGATCGCTTCACCCTCGGCATCCCCTTCTGCCTCGACTACGTCTACT GGGATTTCTTGTATAATGCGATGCACCCCAAGGTGGCGCCGGACGTCATATTCGGGCAGGGCGACGAGGGGTTCCAGCCGCTGGTCGATTATGACGAGTCCGGGAATGGGGGCAAGAGCTGCTTGGCACACTGGGATTACCGCGACCCCCGTGGCCTCCTCTGCCTCGTGGAGGAGCTCCG GTTATTATACATTGAGTACCAAAAGAAGCTGGTTGAGAAAGTGGATGATGCAAGACTGAAGTTTGAAATAAGCACAGTTCTTGCTAAGGAG GGGATTGAAGTCTCCGTGGTATCATCAACTGGTAGG TCAGATGAGGTGAAATTTGCTGTCCCGCTTCTGGATTTAGACCTCAAAATGATGGTGCCTGGATGTCCTTGGAAACTTCCCCAAAAGATCCATCTGCAG GCCATATTTCCGGTTAGCAGTAGTTACCTCTCTGTTCCTTCTGCACCAGGACTGAAACTAACCTCAACTCCTGATTTGAAGTCATTTTTCTCTGTGGATGGTGTTAAGCTCCCTGCATGGGTAGATGGGAT GTGCATGGCTGAGTATATTCCCACTTTAGAAGAAGACCTTAAATTGCAG GTCGTGGATGCATCAGCTTCAATCGGTTGCAGGAGACGATTCATTGAGGCCCTAGCTCCTGCTTTCGGGAGACCATTGGAGGCTGATCCG attttttgcaggaaagccaCAGTTCTTTCCATTTCGGGGATTTTCACATTTCTG GTTCACTTTGTCATCCCCCTTCAATTCCCCAAACAACAACCTATCCTGACTTTGCAGAGTTGTCAG CACTGTAATTCCCAAGGTATACCTATCACGTCATCTCCAAAAAACAGCTATCCATGGAGTCCTAGATGGGAAGTGACAGAAATGGCGGAACGCATCTA CGACTATCTCGCCGACGAGTGCCAGAATTTCAAGAAGTTATGCAGTGATGGTTTCCCTCAAGCAAAGTAG